Genomic segment of Armatimonadota bacterium:
TGGGCGAGGATAAGGCGGCAATTCGCTCGGCGGCATAGGGTCATCAGGGAAATCCGCCAAGTGTCTCGCGCGAGATTCATCGTCAGCGTAGTATCGGAGCCATATTTGGATATCATCCTCCGAAAACGCGCCAATTGCAGACCAATGCGTCCCGGCATTCACATCACCGGCAAAGCAAACGGTCGGCTCGCCGCAATACTCTAGCAGAGCGTCGTATAACTCGCGATCCGTCAAATGGTCGACGTCCTCAACGAAGACTCGCAGCTCCTCCAAGGACCAAATCAAGTCGGTCAGAGCGCGATGGAGATCGGCATCGGCAACCTCGGACGATGGCTTTGGCGCAAGTCCGCGCAAGCTTAGCTCGCGACCTAACGTCGTCTCCTCCTCGCCGCTGAAAAAGCGATCCAACTTTCGGAGATACTCCAAGTCTGGGTCGTCTGGCTCCATGACAAAATCCTAACCATTCCACTTTGCGATTGTCAGGAGAATCTTGATTTTCCTAGCACGGACCGAGCAAATGGTGTCTCGCGAACTTTGGCGAAAGCCCGAGTAGTCACGCCACCCTTACGGCGAAGTTAAACCTAGCCTACTTGGTGGGAATGACGACTCGGAACGTGGTCCATTCTTCGTCCGAAGCCGCCGTGATGGTGCCGTGATGTTGCTCAACGATTGCTTTGGCGATCGCCAAGCCAAGACCCGACCCGCCGGTATGGCGGGCTCGCGCCGAATCGAGGCGCCGAAACCGCTCAAAGATGGCCTCGGCTTCGGTCGGTGAGAGCGGAGGCCCATCATTCGCAATTTCCAGGATGGCCGAATCGGATTCTTGCCATACCTTCACGGTGATCCGGGAGTTTGCGTGGCTGAGCGAGTTTTGCAAGAGGTTGTCGACGACCTGGCGAATGCGCAGAGGGTCCAGATTGATCACAAGCTGCTCGGCGAGAGAGGTTTGTACCTGAAGGGCTCCAATTTGCGAGGCGGGAATGGCATGGATGGCGTCGCAAACGATAGCTCCAATATCAACGGGCTTTTTGTCCATGGTCAGCACGCTCAAGTCGGAACGAGCCAGTAGCAACAAGTCATCGACGAGAGATCCCATTCGTTTGACTTCGCCTCGCGAAACCTCCAGGGCATTTACATAGTCTTTAGCCTCGCGCTCGTATCGAAGGGTGACATCGATCGTTCCCAGGGTATTCGAGATCGGAGTTCGCAACTCGTGAGAGGCGTCGGCCAGGAATTGCCGCTGTCCATCGATGATCGTCTGACGCTCGGCCAGTAGCTCTGATGTTTTTTTCAGCAGCGAGTTGAAGGACTTAGCGACTCCTTTGACTTCGCGATAGGGAGCCCTAAGCTCTTCTTCGTGGTCGTATTTCGTCGGATCGGCTAACTCCGCTTGTTCGGCGAGCCGAACGAGGGGCTGCGCGATCGAACGTCCGACCGCCGATGCTACACCGATCGCGACCATGGTTCCCAGAATAGTCATCGAAAAGATGATCAAACCGATTCGAGAGAGCCCTTCGGCCAAGATGTTGGACGGTACGCCGACCACGCCGACAGCCGCGACCCCTCCTGGACCGTGAAAAGGATAGAACACAGCCCGTATCGGACGCCCATCTAACTGAATGTCCCTCATGAGCGGTGCGCCCTTCCAGGCATCGTCTTCATAAACTTTTGCGAGCGAAGGAATCTGGTCGATACGAACATTGGAGGTCTTAGCGACAATCCGATCTTGTTGGTCAACGATCCAGACAAACTTTTCGTATCCAGGTACGCCCTTGATCGAAAGAGCTTGCGGCACCGGCTCGTGGACGTGAATACGGTCGGTATCCGTGGCAGATCCAATTTCGGTGCGTGCAAGCTGAAGGAGCGAATTGTCTAGTCTGGCCGACTCCGTGGCTTTGAAAACGGCGAAAACGGCGATCCCGGAGACCACCATAATTCCGGCGGTTACAGCACCAAACGTGATCGTGATTCGACGGTGCAGGTTAGCCAATATTCATCACGCTCCAAAGATGTAGCCCGATCCGCGGATGGTTCGCAGATAGTCTGGATTGCGGCCCAGCTTGTCACGGAGGTAGCGAACGTAAACTTCGATCACGTTGGAATCAGGCTCTTGTCCCGACTCCCAGACGTGATCCCAAAGCCGAGAGCGTGTGATGAGT
This window contains:
- a CDS encoding GHKL domain-containing protein, whose product is MANLHRRITITFGAVTAGIMVVSGIAVFAVFKATESARLDNSLLQLARTEIGSATDTDRIHVHEPVPQALSIKGVPGYEKFVWIVDQQDRIVAKTSNVRIDQIPSLAKVYEDDAWKGAPLMRDIQLDGRPIRAVFYPFHGPGGVAAVGVVGVPSNILAEGLSRIGLIIFSMTILGTMVAIGVASAVGRSIAQPLVRLAEQAELADPTKYDHEEELRAPYREVKGVAKSFNSLLKKTSELLAERQTIIDGQRQFLADASHELRTPISNTLGTIDVTLRYEREAKDYVNALEVSRGEVKRMGSLVDDLLLLARSDLSVLTMDKKPVDIGAIVCDAIHAIPASQIGALQVQTSLAEQLVINLDPLRIRQVVDNLLQNSLSHANSRITVKVWQESDSAILEIANDGPPLSPTEAEAIFERFRRLDSARARHTGGSGLGLAIAKAIVEQHHGTITAASDEEWTTFRVVIPTK